The sequence below is a genomic window from Coffea arabica cultivar ET-39 chromosome 8e, Coffea Arabica ET-39 HiFi, whole genome shotgun sequence.
TTCTATCACCATCACCAATATCATCCTCAAGCTCAAACTCTCCGACCATCACTAACCTCGCCGATTTCGAGAAACTTGCTGTTCTTGGACATGGCAATGGAGGAACAGTCTATAAAGTTTTCCACAAGCCAACAGGTGCAATTTATGCATTGAAAGTACTCAGGTTTGGCGAAGATATCGAAAGGGTTCAGCAGCAGTCTTTGAACGAGATGGGGATACTCAGAAGATTGGACTCAGATTGTGTTGTAATGTGTCATGGGGTGTTTGAGAATGGATTTGCCGACATAGATGGAGGTGGTGATCTATGCTTTGTTATGGAGTACATGGAAGGAGGATCACTCTATGACCTCTTGCAGAAGCATCATAGGTTATCTGAGGAAGCTATTTCTGGCATTGCCAGAAGTGTCTTGGAAGGACTGCACTATTTGCATTCAATGCATATTGTTCACAGAGATATTAAGCCATCAAATTTGTTGATAAACAGAAAAGGAAAGATGAAGATTGCAGATTTTGGCATCAGCCGACTTGTGGCAGGTTCTGATAAACAGCAGTGCGATTCATACATGGGTACTTACGCATACATGAGTCCGGAGAGAATTGATCCAGAAAGGTGGGATGGAGTTTACTCTGATGGCTTTGCTGGGGATGTATGGTCCCTGGGAGTGGTAATAATGGAATGCTTCACAGGTCGTTTTCCTTTGATTAATCCTGGGGAGAAACCAGACTGGATCACTCTCATGTACGCAATTTGTTTTGAAGAAACATGGGAAATGCCAGAAACTGCATCAGCTGAGCTTCAGAACTTTGTAAGGAGGTGCTTGGTGAGGGATTGGAGGAGTAGAGGAACTGTGGAGGAACTACTCTCTCACCCTTTTTCGACTAAATTTCAGCATGTTGCTCCCCAGAACCTGCTCTGTTACTCTTCTTGTGTCTGAATGATACTCCTATCAGTGAGATTTTGATTAATTGCAAGCACAGGAAAGGCATTAGACGTTTGGAAACTATGAGTAATTTGATGATATTTTTATTGATCCAAGGAGCATAGCAATACGCTGTCCAGTTACTGGGAAAATCGAAGTGCTATAGAGCTCCGACCACCTTATTGGACCATGCATACACGTCCATGTTTTAGACTAGGTTTCTATATATCCTTTCTATCCTTTTTCACTCTTCCTTTTTGTTaaaccaaaaaggaaaagaaaaaaaatgctgtACAcagggaaaagggaaaaagggtaAAATAAAAGCAAGGCTTGCTATTTACTAGAACTCTCTCTTCATCTATATGCAAATTCAAACTCACTACATGGGTTAGGGGGGTGGCGAAGGATGCAACTGGCTCAACCAATGCAGTTATTGTGTCATAGTGGGAAGCAAAAGAGCTAAAACATGGAGTTCTCTACTCTTAACAGAATCTTCAAAACAAGGCCCGGGAGACTATAATATTTGAAGAAGCAAGATTTGATAATAGAAGTATCAAAGTTTCACCAGGCGTTTATTTCCAACATTCCTAGCTAGTCCTATTAGCAACTGAATGGCTGTATTCAACAAGAAAGTGTTGACACTTTCTAAGCAGCTATCACTGGACAAAGCACCGATGGCTGCTCTAAACTAACAAGTTTACTGTTGCAGAAATTTAGAGTACATCAAGAGCAGATACAGAGCAGACCATGACAAACTTCAAGCAGAATGGCATATCCAGGCATCTTGGTCCCTCTTAAGCCAGTACTCTAGCTCAAGCTATTATAGAAGGCATGAATCAGTTCAAGAAACTTGATGGTCACCTCTCGCTGGCTCATGGTAATTTCTTTATTAAGGATATACAAATCAGTTTTTAGGGGCCAAGTTATGATGCTTCGTAATTCCAAAACGCTTCTGTAGAAGCCCACCTGTATAAACACGAGAGTTAACATGGCCAAGAGGGAAATTTCATGCAAGTTGGTGTTACAAATAGCAGGATACAGTTTGAGAAGCTACAAGCCTATAACGCCCAGGAAATGCTTGGTGTTACAAAAGCAGGATACAATCTGAGAAGCCACAAGCCTACACCACCTCCACTACCTGCAAACCCAACTCCAAATGCACGTGCAAACCAGACGAGAAAAAGTTGCTATCTAAAACGAAATGAAGAATTAAGTCCAAATGACCTTTCTGGTTTTGGACACTACTCCCATTTTGCATTCCAGATGCTTAAGATATAATAAAAGACTAATTCCACTATATAACGTTCAATGTCTTCACCAATTCTCACTTTGGACCTCAAGCTTTTACTAAAGACACATTAATGGAAatggaagaaatggaagaaaaataGGCTAAGTGCACACCATGTTATTCTTCCTCTGACTTGGCAGTTATTGTTAAACTatcaaatatgcatgaaaagTATGCATTAGTCAACAATCTCAGGAATTGGATAACTTGGTATGTTTTACCATGCCATTTACTCCATCAATAAATTATACTCCTTTATACGttaaaaaagttgaaaaataaGAACAGCAACTAACTGAGAAGTCCTACAAACAAAACCAGTGTGCTTTATATTTGATAAGATCTCCCAGAAATGCGCATTTGACACTCtgcaaattaataatttattctCTACAATTTCCACGAATAGCATATATGAAGACCTCTAGTTCAAAGAATGCCTAAGGTGTTCTAAACATAAACCACAAAACAAAGAGTAATAAAGTTCAAATGACTAGCCTTTTCATTTAAAGTTGCCATGAGCTCAAATAATACTAAACCCTTCCCATGTGGATTAGCTTGATGCTTTTGAACTGAGTTACAGATTTGTGTTGACATTGTCATCTAAAAATGTGTTGATAACAGAGACAAAATTGAATTGTCGCGCATCAGATGTAGAGTACCTTCCCTTTCCCTATATGCTGCATCAACTAGTAACCAAACATTTCACACAGCCAAATTCAGTGACAGATCCTGGGCTCAAGAAATTGGCCAAACATGCCAATATATAGGAGGGGGAATAAAGAAGAAAACACGAAAATTAGACATTAAAATGATGCTTCTACCTATGTATTTGCCTACATAATCAGAATTCACAAATGAGTCAACAGATGACAGCAGCAGGGATTGTTAaaatagggaaaaaaagaaaaagaaaaagaaaaaaaaatgtagcaCCAATTAGTAATTAATTGGTGAGCCAAAACCAAACAGTTCTACAAGGAACTGACAAAAAACTAGTCCGTATGAAGTTGAGGTCTATTGTGCATGGCTGGCCCTCCAGCCTGAGAATTGCTAAATTTTGGGTAAAAGGCCTTCAATGCAGACACAGGGCCATTGAAACAAAGTACAGTAGTTGTGGGTTGAGGAAAAACTAAATTACAGGATGAGGCATTAGCTAAACTTTGAAATGTCTTGGGCATAAAATTCATATATTTAACAGTGAATAACATTATTATGGCCAGTATTTCTATCCAAACAATTATCAAAATATCATTAAAGTCTCAAACTACAAATTCTCTCAAGGAACTAGTGAAGATCCTTTGACTTGCATTTGCATAGAGGTCAGTTATACTTCGGCACAATTTTAACTCGCATGATCTAGTGGACCATAACATTCAGATCATGTGGCCTTAAAAGCAGATATAAGAAACACCCAAAACAACTAACCTGGTCTTGAAATAAGATTAATACGAGATCGGGGTCCCTCAAACATCCAGCTATCCTCATCAAGGGATTTAACTTCTTTGTTCAAAGCAGCCATCAGGTCAGCTTTCAGAACTGCATAAATAAGATAAGAACCCTTCAGAAAGTTGATGCAAGTTTCTTGGTTTAAACAAGCCACTACTAATCAAAGGTTCAGAAAAGCATTTGATATTCTGGTAGTTCTTTTCAAGTGAAACCTTGCACAAATCACCACTATAATAATGGGACTTACCTAAATTCCATGTGCATATAACAGCTTAGAAGATAAGAGAGGAGATAAGTAGGTCTTCACAGAGAAAGAAGCTTATGCTTCTGCTATCTGTGAAGTCTGAGGGATCTTGGTCATACTGAAGCCAAATATCAGGAACTGATTCACCTCATTAAAAACTCTATCTCAAGCAATACTGGTCTCCATTATCTCTTAGGAGTGAGAGTTTTCCTATTTCTTGTATTCATTCAAGTAGTGGTAGGATTTCTCTTCTTGTGTAAATGGAGTATTTCTCCGgcattttttgacaaaagagaACTTTCTGAGGTGGTCCAATGCTTTTATCCACCGGGAATTTCCACGTTAAATCTTTTCTTCTCTTATGTATGAGATACAAAATGCTGAGGCCTAATTAAAAATACCATTGGACACAAGCTCTTTAATGTCAAAGCCTAATTTGCTACCAAAGGTCcgaaactggaaatttttccttcaagctaaATTGGATTGCCTGGCTCATTGTTCAACATTTAGCACAAAATAATGTACCTAAATTTGAATAAATTACCAAACTTTTCGACAaattcaaaaaatgaaattgctCCAACCGGGATTGAGTATGCCTAGCAGGACCAAAAGTAGCGTTAGCCCTTAAATCACACTTCAAACACTACTCCTAAAAGGCTCATATTTAAATGAACGAAATTTTGTTCACCATAAATTATGCACACAATACAGGAAAAATTTACAGTCCCTTTAgttatttaataaaaaaaaataaccttGTCTAAAATACATATCAAtcaaattgaaaatgaaaagataaaacaaaaccaaaaaaaaaaagataaacaaaGTCGCATTGATGTTTTTGTCTAAAACTAGTACAAGCTAGAGAAGCAGATAATTATCATCAAGGcagtggaaaaaaaaattggagactgACCAAGAAGCGCCTCGTCTTTGCGGTCCTGAATTGAAATGAGATCCGCCGGAAAGTGGTAGTCCTCGACGGATAGAGATGACCCTCCGACCACCGCATTTGCACTCCCAGCCACCGCCGTCGTAGATATCGATGACCTTGCCGGCGATGACGACAGCGAACTATTACTCATCTCCACTATTCCCCTCTTCCTTTTTACCCCCCCAATTCTACTATTCAAAAAGTTGAAGAAACCAGTTTTTCAAACTTATACTAAACCTGATACGACGTCGTAGCACCGTTTAATTCGTCAAATCACAACCGTTGACAGAATCAATCTGAGATACATTGAAAAGTATCCAAATCGATCCGATACAAATTGCTGCGTTTCCACCCTTCCGATCTCCGTAGGTTAGATTGTTTAAATAcgtatatgaatgcaaaaaataCGTAGAGAATACTGACTACATCTACCCGTATATATCctagattttcctttttaattttgAGATTTGGTCAAGCTTTGATTATACATTGAAATGGAGATTCAAGATTTCCAATTTCAGAGCTGCTTCAGACTTGGATtattcatcttcatcttcctccTGCCCAGTTGTAGCCGGGTcagttcagcccaaaggcttcattttccttcttttatttcatttttactttttattttcttctttgtgGTGCAAAATTATGGATATTAAGCTtcaatttttgtaaaatttatagctcagaatttttttatatttcgtGGGTTTTGATTTTAGGGCCTTGAGGAGTACATTTCAGCACAGTATTTCaagaaacatgaaattttggaCGATTCAAAGTTCAATAGCTTCCTAAAGACTGATGTTTCACGAAGTTCTTGCCAGATGCTGCAACCTGAACTGAATAATAAGGAGCCAAAAATGTTAGCTTTACACAGGAATTTGATTGGGGAAGGTTCACATCGTCGTTTATCTTCATCCGTTAGGTTAGAAATCCAAGTATCTGCACAATCTTGTCAAGCCATTGTGATAGAAAGACTGCCCTCTGGAGTTTTTGCAGATCCTTTTGAGTTGCAACATCTTGTCCAGAGGAAAGGTATAAGATCCATAGTTctgatctttttcttttcttttctttttttgaagattttatGTGTACAAATGGCTCTATGTTTTCTGGGGTGGTTGTTGTTTTAGTACGTTGGTATCATTGGTTGCAGTGTTCAGCAATGCTGCTGTGTTTGGGGATACAAATCTAGAGTTGCCTTCATTTCGGTCCAATAGGTCATTAGTTGAAGTTCATGTGCGGATTGATCCTGGCATGTTTTCTGGAGATCATAAGCAGCTAGAAATCAACATTGAGCTCCCATTGCACGCCCGTTATCAGGTATGCAATTCTGGACACTCTCACCTTATGGAGACTGTTGATTTCCCTTGGAGTTCGTCAGAATGATGAACATCTTGTTAGTTTTTGGATACAAGTAAGTGCAGGAATTGTATAAGAGTAATGGCAATTTGTGGAAAACTAACTCTCATTATTTAATCTTTCTACAGCCATTAGGTTATGGCATTTCTAGAGTTGAATTCGGCCTGCCGGACATAGTTTTCAGTTGcagaaatgaaagaaatttgCATGAGAAGAGCTGTTTGCTTGTTCCTACTGATGAAGGTGTCAACGATGAAGATGGCAATATAGTATGGGAAGTGCCTTGTGGAAACAAGGAGCACGCAAAAATTGTGTCATTTGTGACATTCATATCAGCAATTTTGTCAGCTTTGTTAATTGTCTGGACTTCTGtttcttcttcaaatattgCACTCACAGCTGACCTGAAACAATCTTGATATATTTAGATTGTTTCTAATCATCCGTGATTTTGCCAAAAGAACTTCAGAGCTTAAAGAGAAAAACTTCCCAGCCTTGGCTATGTACTTATATGTCGACTGCACTTCAACCACCACACCTTTCAGTTCGACAATAATGCTTCGGGAAATGCTTCTCACATTTTGGTCTCCAAAATTTTAAGGTACTTGGTACTTCAGAAGACAGTGTTCTCCTCTCTTCTTGCCCAACTCTCAGGCACCTGGCGGAATTTTGAGTGTACTTCTGAGGAATGTAAATGCTGAACATGGTTGAGATTGAGATGTCCAAAATGTGGAGCAGATTGTTGTGTAGGATACTTATTCTTCGTAGATGGGTAGATACTTAGTCCGCAAACAAATCAGGTTGGTTAATTGATGCTTCCTAAAAGTACTTGTGCTGATAATATTATGCAGATTTCAGACACATCTATTTGGAAGCCTTGGTGCTTCAGCTTTTACCATTGGAGATGTTGCCGATACTAAATGATGGGCCAACTTTTATTATTTCCAACAGTAGAAAAAATCAATATGCATCTGGGATGCAGCATTATAAAAAGATTTCTTAGAAGACTACAAGAGGAAATGAATCCAGATGATAATTACACTCCATATCAAATAGTAAATTATTTGTAATCTGCATCAATTTCAAAATCTTTGAAGAAATTACCATCATCAGAAGGTAGTCATATTCTGCATCAAAAAATAACTTGGCCTCCCAAGAACCTGgacatcaattcaagttcctaTCATCCATTGCCATAATTTCATTCTCAAAAAGTTCCCCACCATATGCCAATACGGCACCTAGCAAAGCCTCAAACATTCTCATGAACCAAGAGTTAGTGCTTTTATGTACATTCACTGACAGAAAAAGTGTGCACTAAAATTGGGCATGAACTTATAGCATCACTATAAGATTGGGCATGAACTTATAGCATCACTATAAGAGCAAATACTCATTTGTTGACTCAGTGCCAATTAAGGACACGAGACAGGCAAAGGGATACCATCAGTAGATTGTCCAACGAGATGTTCACAAGATGAAACATGAAAGGCTCCGCCAAGCAATAGTCCTTATGATCTCCAGacccaaataacaaaccagtaGAGTCAATGAGTAGCATAAAATCCCACACAAACAGATTGATAATCATTCAACAGAAAAATCAATTATATTTGCAAGACGAGTTTAATTATATGACAAGCAAAGGAAAACCTCGAACCCAAACCTGCCAATTACAAAATACAACACCAATCcccacccaaaaaataaaaacttaatatGGCAATGGAGATCATAAATCTTGCTATTGATACAATTTCAGTGAGTGGCGCGATCCAATCAGCTGCAGTGCTTCACAAAACAAACTTGATCACAGGATTGTCGAGTAGACGTAAATTCTCCATCCAATCATATTCAAACTTTTCTCACTAGGCAGCAAGTACTACGATAACAATGAGAAGCACAATCCCAAAAATGACCAGAAGCAAGCAGGTCTgcagcccaaaaaaaaaggacattGCATAGTAAGTTATAGATTCACGTAAagatactaaaaaggaaggaaggAGTGTGTCGAAAATATAGCCTTCATACTGCAGTCATAGTTTCTACCAACAGAAAACTTACCTAATACAAATCAATTATTATTAAGAGGACAAGAAGTTCAAACTAAAACTAATCAAGGGCAACAGGAAGATTTTTTATACGTATGACTACACGTGGAGTACACTGACATCCATTTAGTTACAAAACCTGAACTGCAATTTTATCCTCATGTCCACCAGAGGCCCAATTGTGGAAACATGatactccctccatcccatTGAAACTGTCACGCTTTCCATTTTGGTCTGTCCCAAAATGTTTGTCACATActcaaaatggaaaacaaaaattcTCTTGTTTCAATTTTTACCCTTCAAGATTCCTTCACTCTTTACTTTTATTAGTGGGGCCCTTTGATTTTCATTTGCTCTCAACTCAAGTTGCAAGACATCCGTGAGATACACACAAGGTTTAAAGTGATGCGTGAGAATCACTCTCTGTTGGCGGATTGCATTTCTTGTAAGTAGCTTTGGCCCCACATGTCATTTTGTCTCCTTGACCACTAATGACCACACATTCTAGTGGCAAAATCGGAAAACAAATCTGCAACTTAATACTGTGCATAAAACGTTCAGCTCCCAAAGCACGACAAAGTTTTCGGGACAGAGGGAGTACTAGACAAAAAGACTCAAGAATTAATATGTTACCAGAGATGAGTTTGATCTTTGTGTCTTTGCAGCCTTGGCAAGCTGTGATCTCCCTTGCGCTGTTGCGGCATGAGCATTCTCAACATGGGAACCAATATCATCTGCCAGTTAACCAGTTGCCTCCATTAGCTAATGTTCCACCAGAATAACGTATCAAAATGCTATTTAAAAAACTGTAGAGTGAAGTACCAATCATATTTCCCTGTTCATGAACAAGCACTGCCAAATCTTTAAATATGTCATTTACTTCACCAATCTGTTGTTGTATTTCTTGTATACCCTGCTCTCTTTCCTCTATTATCGCCTCATTGAAGGCAATCTCATTATCCAACAATAAGATCTCTTGTCTGCAGCACAAACAGTGTAGCAAAATAAGACACTGATGTTAACTGTATACTTTACTGAGAGTACTTTTTTTTCACAACATACCTTCTAGATTCTACAAGAAGTGCTTGCTGTTCTGAACTCTTATCTGAATTCACATCTGTCTCACCAGCAGTGTAGCTGCAGGGAAAATGATTTgtctttattaaaaaataaaaaaaaataaaaaagaacagcCAACATGCTAATCCAAAGGGCGAGCAGGTTCACATTATATTATCAACACGAAGCCACTCCACAGCAAACACAGTAATGAGtttgaaattgaaaaacttCATGAACAGACAAAATACCTAGATTGCTGGACTGcttgaggaacaaaaggtgTATATGCCGTTTCCCTCTCAGCTGCAAGCCGTTGGGCTTTCTGAAACTCTTTTAAGACTGCCTGGAAATCTTTAGCAAGCTTAGCATCTGTAATTTTCTTGCTGGCCTGCAAGCAAACAGATATTTAACTTCAACAAACTACAAGATGCAAGTTTAATGGAATTTCTCTAAAGGGGTGGAGGCAAAGGGAACTGGCAGACACAGAGAaggttaaaaaaagaaatggaaaaagaaagttcAAGTATGTGCATACCAAACCATGGAATATAACTTGCACTGTAGATACTCAAACTTTAAAAGCAACTCATGTAGATTGCTCAACAAGAGCCAAAAATGATTGTATAGATAGTACTATAGTAGCATAGAAGGTTATGAAGAGGTGCATGGAAAATGATGATCCTAAGGTGGAAGAGGGAGTCTGTGCGGGTTTAGCATTCCATGTTAACGGAGAAAGCATAAAAAAGACTATGTCATAAAATAGTACTGGTGGTAGTGAAGAAGAAGGGAGTAAGGGAGGTACAACTGGTAGGAGGTCACACCCCGTGAATGAGGAAGACTTACACTGACGTCAACACGGTGATCCGTTTCACTTGCTTGCTTCAGCTTTGCTGAGGTATCCTTAACCAATTGCCCTATGTGCAGCCTCGTCTTGTGCCTGTAATTTTTGCAAAATCAATGTAAGTAGCCTATGAAAGGACATAGTTTCCTTTTAAGCAAAGAGCCTGAATTACATAACAATACAATCACCCCATAATAATCAAATGATGAAAATTCAAAAGCCCGGTCCATATAATATCATCTGGTAGTAGTCCAATAAGTTGTGGATTCAAATGCTCAAGCTCATTGTGGTCAACTCAAGATTTTTAATAGGGCCTCCAGCAATCACCAGAGTGGTGGTTAACAACATAGTCTATAAATCCTACTTAGTATTCCCTTAATCCAATTAACTTTTTACATAAATCCCTCGAAACATACCACTCACCAGCCTAACATTTTCCTTTAAGCGCCCTCTTTCTTGTCCTTTGGGGAAAGGGAAAGGTAAGTGAATTTGACTTCCAGCTCCTACCCACATTTTAATTATGGCACATACCAAACTGCCCCCCAAATGGACTTAAAACCTAGATAGACTAGGCCATAGCATACAAGCACCAGCATTGAAGATAATCCCACTCAACATTTGCCCATGAAAGGCTCAGGCACTCCCATTGAAGAAAACACCTCCACCACCAACCCCCCCaccccccaaaaaaacaaaaaaaaaaagaacccaataaaaaaaaattaacaacaaaaCCTTGTCTAAGCTTGAATGCATTCTATGAAGTTCAGAATACTTCTTATTCTCTCTCCAAATCATATGATAATACAGCATTATACCATTTCTCCTGCCATTTTCACTCACCAACACTACTAGTTGAATTTGGCACACAAGGCAAGGCCAGACCAACTTCTTTACAGAGAcacctcaaaagaaaatttacgCCTTTCTAATCAAATCATATGTATGAATTCTTACTATGCCTTCAGCTATTAACTTTACTACCCATCAAGTTTGTAGAACCATCAATTATACTGCCTGAACTATATGTAGTTATTAATGGATTGCCTTAGACCAAATGCACAATCCACCACAATAATATTTCTCCTCTACTACCCAAAAAAGAATCTATATGAACCAAGTCAAACCACCAAACAATTGGAAATTGAATCACACCCCCTCAATGCTCTCACTCAAATTAACggaattagaaaaataaaaaataaaatcccTTTTTCCGAAAGAAAATGTtaaattttgaggaaaaaaatgatCCGTTTGACTGCATGAATTCATTCAAAAACCAACCAAAAAAATTGGGAATCCACCTGGTCACGCGGAACCCAACTCCAAATCATCCACGTTCaactcagaaaaaaaaaagaggaaaaaatataTGTAATGAAGAAACTCACAGCTTCTCACGGAGCTCAGGTGTGTCTTTAGGAGTTCCGAGGGTATTAACTAGCCGTTGAAAAGTGGAGACGGCGGTATTGATCTGAAAAATCCCCGACGCCACAGCTTGGGTCGGGTCTTGTTTCCCATTCACCAAACCTCTTGGCCGCGACCCAATTGCCCTCCCCGATTCTAGATCCTGAAAACTCATTTCTCAAACCCCAACAAAATTCCCCAAACAAAAAAATCCTGTacaaaaaaatatcaaaaaagttATACTATTTTCCTGTTATTGGGAAAATTGGGTTTCAATTTGGGGAAAATTGAGGGGAAAAGAGGGATTGATGATTCCAGCCGGACAAGAATCAAACTTGAGAGGTGAAAATTGGGGTGAACAATTTTAGACGCAACGAAAACCAAGGCGAGACTTATGGAGAATCGAGGGTagagaaaattttttgaaaatctttgAACTCAAGATTGTTAATTATAGAGGGAATtaaagtaaacaagttggagaAGGGGGACATGGGGAAAATGTGGAGAAAAGTTTATCAAAGGGgttttgaaaaagacagaatgATTGTTAATGCGTTACATTTGGGAAATAAAGGGATGGGCCGGTGGCGTGGTGGCGGGTAGGCTGGAAGCGCGGCTGCCGGCGAGCTGAGTGGATTATGGACTTACACGTGGATATTGGAGAGGGGTAAAAAAACGGCAATAATACAACTTGTCATGTGCCACTTGCGCTGTTTTATAACTGTGTGGCTAAAACGTTGCTGTTGATTCCTAGTTGAGCAATTAGGAGTgtaatttagaaaaaataaataaataaactggGAGCGTTTGTAACTTATTTGGGGCTATTTAAAGATGATTTCGAGTTGGTTTAATCTTTCAATTATAATTAACAATGATCTAAGAATCAAGTAGAGAAGAAGATCTCGATGATAACATGTTATGATTGTTTTGGAAGGAATTACTTCAATTTATagttaataaattaaaatcatgCACTTTTCTTCACGTATTAAATGCTAAACCAACAAATTTATATCGTCTTaaggtgtgt
It includes:
- the LOC113704089 gene encoding mitogen-activated protein kinase kinase 10; protein product: MTLVRERKEKQALRLTVPPVSSSWHGFLSPSPISSSSSNSPTITNLADFEKLAVLGHGNGGTVYKVFHKPTGAIYALKVLRFGEDIERVQQQSLNEMGILRRLDSDCVVMCHGVFENGFADIDGGGDLCFVMEYMEGGSLYDLLQKHHRLSEEAISGIARSVLEGLHYLHSMHIVHRDIKPSNLLINRKGKMKIADFGISRLVAGSDKQQCDSYMGTYAYMSPERIDPERWDGVYSDGFAGDVWSLGVVIMECFTGRFPLINPGEKPDWITLMYAICFEETWEMPETASAELQNFVRRCLVRDWRSRGTVEELLSHPFSTKFQHVAPQNLLCYSSCV
- the LOC113704091 gene encoding protein SAMBA-like isoform X2 translates to MSNSSLSSSPARSSISTTAVAGSANAVVGGSSLSVEDYHFPADLISIQDRKDEALLVLKADLMAALNKEVKSLDEDSWMFEGPRSRINLISRPGGLLQKRFGITKHHNLAPKN
- the LOC113704091 gene encoding protein SAMBA-like isoform X1, which translates into the protein MSNSSLSSSPARSSISTTAVAGSANAVVGGSSLSVEDYHFPADLISIQDRKDEALLVLKADLMAALNKEVKSLDEDSWMFEGPRSRINLISRPVDAAYREREGGLLQKRFGITKHHNLAPKN
- the LOC113704091 gene encoding protein SAMBA-like isoform X3 is translated as MSNSSLSSSPARSSISTTAVAGSANAVVGGSSLSVEDYHFPADLISIQDRKDEALLVLKADLMAALNKEVKSLDEDSWMFEGPRSRINLISRPGSVTEFGCVKCLVTS
- the LOC113704090 gene encoding uncharacterized protein, whose product is MEIQDFQFQSCFRLGLFIFIFLLPSCSRGLEEYISAQYFKKHEILDDSKFNSFLKTDVSRSSCQMLQPELNNKEPKMLALHRNLIGEGSHRRLSSSVRLEIQVSAQSCQAIVIERLPSGVFADPFELQHLVQRKVFSNAAVFGDTNLELPSFRSNRSLVEVHVRIDPGMFSGDHKQLEINIELPLHARYQPLGYGISRVEFGLPDIVFSCRNERNLHEKSCLLVPTDEGVNDEDGNIVWEVPCGNKEHAKIVSFVTFISAILSALLIVWTSVSSSNIALTADLKQS
- the LOC113703974 gene encoding syntaxin-22 produces the protein MSFQDLESGRAIGSRPRGLVNGKQDPTQAVASGIFQINTAVSTFQRLVNTLGTPKDTPELREKLHKTRLHIGQLVKDTSAKLKQASETDHRVDVSASKKITDAKLAKDFQAVLKEFQKAQRLAAERETAYTPFVPQAVQQSSYTAGETDVNSDKSSEQQALLVESRRQEILLLDNEIAFNEAIIEEREQGIQEIQQQIGEVNDIFKDLAVLVHEQGNMIDDIGSHVENAHAATAQGRSQLAKAAKTQRSNSSLTCLLLVIFGIVLLIVIVVLAA